The Setaria viridis chromosome 6, Setaria_viridis_v4.0, whole genome shotgun sequence genome contains a region encoding:
- the LOC117861835 gene encoding probable carboxylesterase 13: TRRSRPPPASAQTRRIYKSGRIERPLVPPPVGPSLDAATGVDSRDVDLGSCSVRLYLPPQAAAAAADGKTKLPVVVYVHGGGFVAESATSPHYHRFLNALAAARPTLGISVEYRLAPEHPLPVGYDDCLAAP; this comes from the coding sequence acccgccgctcccgcccgccgcccgcctccgcacAGACCCGTCGGATTTACAAGAGCGGCCGCATCGAGCGCccgctcgtgccgccgccggtcgggcCCAGCCTGGACGCCGCCACGGGCGTCGACTCCAGGGACGTCGACCTCGGCTCCTGCTCCGTCCGCCTCTACCTGCCACCccaggccgcggccgcggccgccgacggcaAGACGAAGCTGCCCGTGGTGGTGTAcgtccacggcggcggcttcgtgGCGGAGTCCGCGACGTCGCCGCACTACCATCGCTTCCTcaacgcgctcgccgccgcgcgcccgacGCTCGGCATCTCCGTCGAGTACCGCCTCGCGCCCGAGCACCCGCTCCCGGTGGGCTACGACGACTGCCTCGCCGCGCCCTAG